The following is a genomic window from Malus sylvestris chromosome 7, drMalSylv7.2, whole genome shotgun sequence.
ttgaaaattttgagcttCACAAACTGtggaaaaagaaacaagttttgCTGAAATCAATTTAAAGGCACAATAacaaatgtataaaaaaaatctattggATGATGTAATTTGGTTTGGATTTGTAAATTATGCTTTTCAATGTGGATTAATTGTTTAAGTAATTTTAGATTATGCTGGTTGTCTGTTTTCTCTTATACTTATTTTGTGTTTTCCAGCTATTTTTctgtacttatcttttgtttatattataggacaggtttgtaattcttattttgataattttttctcctttctctttttgatactttgcatgtgtattcactTGGAAAAAAATACTTCAGTCTAAATGATATTAATGCTGAAggatatattttcttttggagCCATAAAATCTGCAACAGATTTCCAAGAATACAATGAGGTTGCTGGCGTTTCAGCGCTTGACTTTGGTTACACAAATAACACTGCAGTGTACCATACAAAAGtttttttccttcccttttgccACTTTTTTGGGATATTAGTTACAAAATCTGTTTAGAGCATAGATGTGAAATTTACAGGACGGGTTAGTaagttaattagttaatttaatTCTCAATGGATATGAGTTATTGCGATTTGCAGAGATAGACTaaagactaaaagaaaataatgtttGTTTTGAGTACTTCTCACTTCATTGAGGCACAAATGTTGTTCCtgcattaattaattttttttatatcgaaattgaataaatttaattttccttgatATCCAAATGTATTAAAGTAATTTTGATTGAAGTTTGTTTATGTCTACTTTCCaagatttattttttggttacCAGATATCTCACTTTGTTTATGGTTTGCTTTTTTTTAGTTAATTGAAACAgatgctttttattttttgtgttttcagGACTTCATTCACTCTTTACAAGTCAACCCTGCaattagacctgtaaacggatcgggtttattgggtttgggtcgggttcaaccTAACCCGTTAAGTCAGCCCTGCAatttgatccttttttttttgtgtgaaattatAATGGAATTGCAAGTCAAGTATATCTTAAGATTCTTGGTTGCATACCCACCTTCCCACAACTATTAGTCTCTTGATTGGAtggatttttataatttcttggATCTACAGTTACAATGCTTTTTATAATTTCCTAGATCTATCATTTTTGTTCGTTCATGATTATGTTGAATGTTTTTCAGATTAAATGTGTCTTATTCATGTAGTTAAGGCTGGTGCATTCAACTCCCGCGGCATCGCGCGGGCTTATTACTAGTAATAACTATTTTGAGAGGAAGATTAAATATAATTTCGACAGTAAGGTAATTGAGAAAGAGTACTCTGGTCGTCCGAACAAAAGTAAAATTGATGACACTTTGCCCGATGTTTACTTCTTGATTTCTTTTTTCTGCACTTCATCATTATCACCTATCCTTGAACATTTTGAAATCTGTTACAACCCAAACATAATCGGCATGTAGctataaacataaaaatatactTATATTATACAGGCAACGATATGTGGGTGTGTGAAGTTAAAGTTCCACATTAAAATGTTATAAGAAATTAAGTTTTAGGTTCAATTGTTAATGGTAACTGTATTGTAGAACTGATTTTACGAGTAGACTCTTACCGTCATGACAGTGTAAGGATGGTGTATGGTAAGACCAACCACCATATGCACACATGCAAATATAATATAAGTACAATGGAACGAAATAAATTTGGTATACTAGCTAGCATCTGTGCAAATTCTATATTAAAAAACATATATACAACATATGATTTGTCAAGTTGATTACCTATTCATCCGGGTGAATTCTTCCCATCTCATTGTCCTCGACCAATAAAATAGGAATTTCTTTATCCACTTTGAGGCCTAACTTTTTATAAAACTTATGCACAATTTCAAAAGGACGTTTGCATTTACTTGGATGAAAGATAGCAGTAGACAAATGATGCAGTAACCAAGGCTCTCATGCATGTATTGGAATCTACCAAGAGTCTCATGCGTATTGGTACCATCAAATTTGAGTTTTAGAGCAACACAAATAATTAAGTAGTCATTTAAgaacattttaaatatttttgagGTAGAGCAAAAGTCCAATTTGGACTAGAGTTTCATTGTGTTGTATTCCTTATAAATATATGTTTACCATTGAGAAAGAAGACttgaatgaattgaaatatATTTTGCTTTGTGCAATTGAAGTGAATGATTTCTCCTTCACCAATCAAGCATTTGACTTGGTCGTGTAAGTGAATCCATGATTAACAACGTGAACGAGTTCCGTTGTCCCTAATTGAGTAAATCCCAAATTATTTATCCCTCGTCTCCTCGAGACCCCTTGGTTCTTCCTGCCTCAACTAACATTCCGAGCAAAGATTCACATATTCATCATGCCCTGTTGTCTGACAAATGAAACTTCCTAGAAGTAATATTGTTTTATAGTTGAGCTTATATATGTTTGCATTAATATGAACTTTCTCGGTACATGTATTATAATCTAATAAATTTTCATTAATATATTtgcaaaaaaaaaggagagaaaaaagGATCAAGTGTGAAGTTGTTTGCATGCAGACTGATCCAAAGCAGTCCCCCAGCCTCTCACAGTTAGAATTTTGCTTTCTTAAGTATCAAATCAAAAGATAATAAACAAGGATTGAGAACTAACTAAATACGAATTAGTTGAAATCTCAATCGCTCACTCGTGACGAAAAAATGTGAGGAAGAGAATCGTACCCCACGACCATTGCAGTCCTAAAGGGCATACATATATACTATGAGTTACGTTTTAGGGGTTTAGAGAAAGGAAGAGATCAACACTTTTCCATTTATTATTAAATAAGAAAGCCCATTCCTAGAGCCGAGGATGGGAATAGTAaagcaaatatatatttagCTAGGAGAGAAGCTAGTTCCAATCAATTCCAAATAAATACTTTTCTGTACAAACCTTGAATCTGTCGCAAGTATTACACCTTGGAGGTCCATCAGATTCATGTATCTTGCAATAATCTCACATTATTctgtaagaaagaaaaaaacgttGAAATAGTGTAAAATTACAATAACCAtataaactattttaaaaagttCCAAAAATTTCAAGCAAAATCAATAAATGAAAAGATATAAATTAGAATGGACTTGAAACAAAACATTGAAGATGATAAAGAACTTACATATCTTGTAACAGATGTGTTGCAGACATCGCATACAAAGTAATTTGGCCTCCTCCAGTCAACAAGAAATAAGCCAGTATCTTCCATCAAGTTGAACTGTATAATGTAGCATGCATGGTTAGTCAGAAACATAGGCTAATAGCTAATAGCTACAGATGTGATGCTTTCTAATTAGTAGGAAATTGTTTCCCATCAAATACTAATACAAGGAAATTAATGTCCCCAAAATATTTATACATGTATGGAactttttttttagtgtaatAGTAAGACAACTAGGGCACCCTTTAGAGGTCCTATGCGAATTTAATAAGGTCCTACGTATTTAAAAAGTAATAATATTTTTCGGAACAATATATTCATACACAATTCAACAATCAATATTTAAACTTAATTGAAATAAGCATCTCACTCTtactaattgaataatttttaattgcCATTAAATTATGACCAAAGGTTCATCCATTAAAAAGGGAGCAAGactgaaaagtaaaaaagataTACGGAAATATGCTTGTGgttgtagaaaaaaaaaaaaactcaagttagttttttattgctagagaaaaatgaaaataaagtaaTACACAATTTTTTCttagagaaaagagaaaaattaaaatattaagtaTTGGCTCTACTTAATCAACTGTAATATAGACAAAATTATAtgatgatgattttttattttcagtcaaaaacttttttattagaaaatttatattaatatataatatgtaagaggatgaaattttttgaagATCTTCATAAATTCGGGACCCTATGCCACCACACTTTTTATACACCCTCAACTTCGCCTCTCAAGAGACAACATGCAATATTAGACCACCCTTTTCTACAATATCTAGCTCAGCCCTTGCTTTGACCCATAAATCATGCATATTATGTAATCTACTCTTAAATAATGGCTTAGACAAAAGCGATATtgtaagaagaaaataaaacaccaaaccaaaaaaaaaaaatataatcatCATCATAAAGTAACCTCAAACTGCAATTTTTTTAGGTCTTTTAGAGTTGATTTGAGAGCTGCCTCCAATTTTTTACTCAAATTATTTGATTGCTTGAGTAATTGGGATTTTATGGCtttgaacaaaaaagaaaaggaaagcagTTCTCGTTACTTAATCCTGGAAACTTGCATTTGGGTGACTTCTGACATATGCCATTTCAGAGTATATACCAATGaacagtggcggatccaggaatcTTACCCCAAGGGGTCGCAGTgtaaaagttcaaataaaaatttaggatggaaaaacatattgaaaatgaaatcatagtactttcattcataattcataatggaaacaatattacaaactataattgtccacgacgaggtttcatattttgaaaacgaagcattatagcttcattttcaatacaagcaaaaatatctctctcaatataaacaagcaagctatcactcaaccattgatctcccattttgttcctaagtggacccttaacaatattcatgacagaaaatgctctctccactgaagcagttgcaactggtaaaactaaagacaatgtaatgagcaaatatacataattgaatacttgatgcatccttgtctccgccattttttttgcaagatcacCAATCCCTTCCAATTGAGAGAAATCACTACTGGAACAcacataatgaatataaatctcaagttgatcttcaagtgccAAACGATCTACATCCGAAAAGTCTTGAGGATAAAATTGAGCAAGACGAAGTAACTTTGGTTTatcaaaagctacaaatgaatCTTTCAGACTCAAACATGCCATACAAATAAGCAACTCGGTATTTACCTCATTAAAGCGATCCTCTAACTCCGTAATTTGCTCATCAATGACATAAATAAAGAGCTCCACACGATAATGATGACGATTTGTCTTTATTGGAGCATAACGCCTTGACCTCCCTGGAAGTATAAATGCCTCTTCCATGTTAGGAACATCAATatgatgtttttcacaaaaagaagatacTTCATCAACCAATGCATCGAACCCATTATTCCTCATCCAATATAGCTTTTCCTTGCATGATTTCACTAAagccattgcattcacaatttcttgatctttcctttgcaatgcttgtgacaaatcatttgtgagtcccaatatgactttcatcaagaaaaggtgaaacacaaactcaaaagtaAGTATCTCTCTCATTAACTTATTTACTTCACCCGCACTTTCATTGGGATTATCATCAATAACCATTTGAAGCACATGAACCACGGATGAAAACATAGAAATGATGCTAATCAAGGTACCATAGTGTGAGTTCCATCGTGTGAGTTCCATCGTGTGTCACCGGCACGTTTGAgacttgtttcttgatttaagTCTCGCCCCGTTATAAGACAATCATTTTCAAAAGCTATCACAAGCTCTTCTTGAAGTTGCCCTCTAAGTGAATCACGCCGCTTACAAGATGCTCCAACATGATTAACCACACTATTAGCCGTTGCAAAAAAAGAGGCAATGTCTATATTCTTCTTTGCTACGGCAACAAAAGCTAGTTGAAGTTGATGAGCAAAGCAATGAACATAATATGCACAAGGTTGTTCGCtcaatatctttgttttaaggccaTTCAACTCACCTCTCATATTGCTAGCACCATCATAACCTTGTCCTCGTAGCTTGGAAATGCTCAAACCGTTGCGAGAAAACAATGTGTCAATAGCATCCTTTAGTGAACTTGAAGTAGTGTCGGTAACATGTTGGATACCCACAAATCTTTCAATTACATGCCCGTTGTCATCCACATAACGCAACACCATAGCCATTTGCTCTTTCACAGACACATCACGTGCTTCATCCACCAATATTGAAAAGAATCTATCTTTTAGACCATCCATGATAGCATCAAGTGTTTCAAGGGCACatgaattcacaatttcttttttaatggaAGGAGCTAGTAATTTGAGATTCCCCGGAGCATTTTCCATCACAACTTATCtaactttatcattattatctGCAAGGAATTGCAATAACTCCAAGTAATTTCCCCTATTGCTTGAAGTGGCACTTTCATCATGGCCACGAAAAGGAAGACCTTGTCGCAATAAAAACTTAGTGCACTTGATTGAAGCAATCAAGCATGTGCGATAAGCCTTACGAGCTTGGTCAGAGTGTTTGCTCACTGCCGTTTCAATATGTGTAGcttgattcatcaaatttgtagcagcttctctagccttattatgaacactcccaaccggtccaacatgcatcttaaatctttctctccctttcttccaaTTCTTAAATCCATCTCCAGTGAAAGCTTCACTACCCACTTGTttaaaattggttttaaagagatagcaatagagacaaaatgccgcatctttagatacactatactccaaccaatcaaactcatcaaaccaTTGGGGAATGAAGCGTCGATTAATTCCCGACATATTAGTTATTGGGAAATTATGACCTCTAGGTTGACAAGGTCCTTTTTGTAGATATAATCTTCGGACCTCATCTCTCATATTAGCGTCATAATCTATTATTCGAGTTCTTAATCCAGGATCCGCTTGAAGATTACCCAAAACATCATCTAACTGACTTTGTCTTGAACTTGGAGTTCTTGAACTACCAACAGTATTTGAACTATCAACATTATTCGAACTACCCGAACCGGATGAtgactttctcttaaaaaaccgttccataataatgctacatatacaaaatattcaaaataaatactcacaatataaacaaaccataaacataatcaaaataaatatgaattggatttcaattaaattaaatatctcatcttgcattctacatatacaaaataatgaaaataaaaactcacaatataaacaaaccatcaatataatcaaaataaatatgaattgaatttcaattaaattaaatatattctacatatacaaaatattcaaaataaatactcacaatataaacaaaccataaacataatcaaaataaatatgaattggatttcaattaaattaaatatctcatcttgcattctacatatacaaaataatgaaaataaaaaatcacaatataaacaaaccatcaatataaacaaaccatcaataaaaacaaaccaataaaaactcacaatataaacaaaccatcaataaaaactcacaaaataaatatgaattgaatttcaattaattaaatatattctacatatacaaaatattcaaaataaatactcacaatataaacaaagggaggagatggagttggAGCCGCCAGCAGGGGAGCAGCAAGGGAGGAGATAGAGTTGAGGGTTTGGGGGCAGCATCAACAAGGGAGGAGAGGAGTTGAGGGTTTGGGGGGATTGAGTTAGGGTTGGAGgatgagaaaacaaaagaaattgggGCTTTTGATTGTATAGAAGTCGGGTAGGAAGGCTGGGACTGGGGGGGGACACGGTGggaatttcttttttcttttttttgttaggcctggcccaaaacgacgccgttttggccaggtcatttaaaaaaatttcctgggccaaaacgacgccgttttACCCgtctgttttgaaaaaaaagaaccGCGCGCGAgcgctgcttcttcttcctctacttGCCGAGTCTTCGTTCAGGCTTTTTGTCGAACAGTTGGCGTGCGAGTCCGACTCCGAAAACCCCAGCTCCAAGAGGTCGCATATGGGAGCTTCAAGGTT
Proteins encoded in this region:
- the LOC126630056 gene encoding uncharacterized protein LOC126630056; this encodes MELTRWNSHYGTLISIISMFSSVVHVLQMVIDDNPNESAGEVNKLMREILTFEFVFHLFLMKVILGLTNDLSQALQRKDQEIVNAMALVKSCKEKLYWMRNNGFDALVDEVSSFCEKHHIDVPNMEEAFILPGRSRRYAPIKTNRHHYRVELFIYVIDEQITELEDRFNE
- the LOC126628053 gene encoding uncharacterized protein LOC126628053 isoform X1; translation: MVSFRVCHFWLGFFQAAVLKKVYVCSKQNPFIHMSFLGLFYLHSSLPTWDFIHSLQVNPAIRPVNGSGLLGLGRVQPNPLSQPCNLILFFLCEIIMELQVKYILRFLVAYPPSHNY